One Alkalinema sp. FACHB-956 genomic window, GTCATGGCCCAATTGCGTTAGGAGGGTTGTGACTTGGCCACGATGGTGGGTTTGATGATTAAAAAAATGGGTGACCAGAATCCAAGCCGTATGCGATCGGATCTGACCATCCAACCCACTCCGCCAAGTAAAAACTTGATTCAGCCATTCCGGGGTCAGCGTTTCCGCCCAGGCCACAATGGCTCGATCGGTGATGAATCGTTGCTGTTGCAAATCCTCAAAATTTGGATAGAGTAATTCTCCTAACTTGACTGCTGGAGGCGTTTGCTGCATAAAGCGAGAAAGCCACATTCGATCGGCCCATAGAATATGATCCAGCGTTCCATGAATCGATTGGAAAAACGCGCCCCGATCGACCTTGCGATCGGCATCAGCAATCAATTCACCAATGGCATAAAGCTTCTGATTCATCCATTGGTTGTACTCCGCCATGGTGGTGTAGTAAGTTCTATCCATGATTGCTACTCAGCGATTGATGCTTAAGAAGGGAACACACAACTAGCGATAATGAGCCTTAACCTGAATCACTAACCCCTGATCATTGAGAACCATTAACTCTGCGGCAAGCAATTGATTAACACTGCGGTAATACAGCACCAAACTATCTAGACCAAAAAGAGTCTGAATCGGCTCAAAATGCAAGTCAGGATAAGCTTGTAATCCCTTCGCAAAATAGTCTCTCAGGGCTACTTTTCCGGTAATCTTACCCGATGGCTCATCCAATAACTTAGTAATAAAGGGAGACTGAAATTCCACATCCTCCGCATAGTGGGACAGAATTGCATCTAAATCATGATTATTCCATGCAGCAAACCATGCTTGGACTAACTGACTTGCCATTGCTTCATCCATATAGCTTCACAATTGCACAGAGATTAGGAAGATAATTGAATTGAAATCCTATCAGTGATGTTGATCAAGCCAAATTCGAATTTCTCGTGAAGAACTAAAAGAACTGACTTTACTATCGACAGGATCGTACACTTCAAAATAACTATCGCCTGTTAAATTATGCTTCGTGACGACTTGCGGGTAGCGATTGCCCTCGATCGATCGTCGTAGGTTTACCCAAATCTGCTTAAGATTCATCGGTCACCTCCTGAACGTTTTTCCTAAACGTTGTTTCCTGGTTTCATCATGACAAAGTT contains:
- a CDS encoding DinB family protein, translating into MDRTYYTTMAEYNQWMNQKLYAIGELIADADRKVDRGAFFQSIHGTLDHILWADRMWLSRFMQQTPPAVKLGELLYPNFEDLQQQRFITDRAIVAWAETLTPEWLNQVFTWRSGLDGQIRSHTAWILVTHFFNHQTHHRGQVTTLLTQLGHDIGSTDLPWMPSLMEQ
- a CDS encoding nuclear transport factor 2 family protein; its protein translation is MASQLVQAWFAAWNNHDLDAILSHYAEDVEFQSPFITKLLDEPSGKITGKVALRDYFAKGLQAYPDLHFEPIQTLFGLDSLVLYYRSVNQLLAAELMVLNDQGLVIQVKAHYR